Part of the Oncorhynchus masou masou isolate Uvic2021 unplaced genomic scaffold, UVic_Omas_1.1 unplaced_scaffold_9885, whole genome shotgun sequence genome is shown below.
GCTCTGAACGTTCCTGACTGGTCTTGGAACCATGACAACGGGCAGCCCCTCCCCGCTTGGCTCTGAACGTTCCTGACTGGTCTTGGAACCATGACAACGGGCAGCCCCTCCCCACTTGGCTCTGAACGTTCCTGACTGGTCTTGGAACCATGACAACGGGCAGCCCCTCCCCGCTTGGCTTGATGGGATATGTAGTGATTTTGCCAACACAGCCAGATATGTACGGTCTTGTACCCTTAACCTTTTTGTAAAGCGACTATTTGTTGATTAAATCCGAATGTATTAATACCAGGAATGAACAAGTGAATTTACGTACAAAAATAATCATTATAAAGCAACTGTGCAGAGTCTCAATGGCTACAATGAATGGTTAAATgactgcagcagcagcaggcagcagcagcagtaggcgGCAGCagtaggcagcagcagcagcagtaggcgGCAGCAGCAGTAGGCAGCAGTAGGCGGCAGCAGtaggcggcagcagcagcaggcggcagcagcagcaggcggCAGCAGCAGTAGGCGGCAGCagtaggcagcagcagcagcagtaggcgGCAGCAGTAGGCAGCAGTAGGCGGCAGCAGCAGTAGGCGGCAGCAGCAGTAGGCGGCAGCAGCAGTAGGCGGCAGCAGTAGGCGGCAGCAAAGCAGtaggcggcagcagcagcagtaggcgGCAGCAGCAGtaggcggcagcagcagcagtaggcgGCAGCAGCAGTAGGCGGCAGCAGTAGGCGGCAGCAGTAGGCAGCAGCAGTAGGCAGCAGCAGtaggcggcagcagcagcagtaggcgGCAGCAGCAGTAGGCGGCAGCAGTAGGCGGCAGCAGtaggcggcagcagcagcagtaggcaGCAGCAGTAGGCAGCAGCAGTAGGCGGCAGGATACACTTTTTATGGCCACTTCCTATTCTGTGGCACACATCACCATTAATTACTTCTGTTGCTGGTTGACAATAGTGCTTTATTTGATATGTTGATATGTACAGTACTTTCTGTTAGAGGTTTCTTATTTTCTCAGGTTATATTAAATATGATTGTATATGAGAGGTTTTGTTTACTGTTTGTTTTATAATCGTCATGTTTATTATTTTCTTACTTTTATTTAAAGTATGTGTTACTTTATTGTGTTACTGAGGGGAGAACAGCACAGCAGTGTATTTGATGAGAACAGCACAGCAGTGTATTTGATGTGAGAACAGCACAGCAGTGTATTTGATGTGAGAACAGCACAGCAGTGTATTTGATGTGAGAACAGCACAGCAGTGTATTTGATGTGAGAACAGCACAGCAGTGTATTTGATGTGAGAACAGTGACTGAAGCTCATGGGAACTACTGTAAACCACTGCTTTAGAATTCTCTACTGCTGTGAAGAACCTTATAAAACCATGAGGGATTTATTGGTGTGGACTGTGAACAATTAAAATCACTGTTCAAATTGATTTCTGATTTTACTTAATTAAAAACAATATGAACTATAAAGTATTTAATTTGAATATGAATATAATATTATGGTTATGCATAATTGATCAGGACGATTCCCTTTGATTGTGAACAAACATCAGTAGCACAAACACTTGAAAACACTGAAATGAATGTTAATGCTGGGAGAGTTGAGCCGCCCTTTGTTCTAGGAAACTGTGAAGGAACAAACCACATGGAACAACTGCTCAGGTGGGGTTATCTGCCAGCCGACAGACAATACTTAGCGCCTCTGAACAGAGTGTCCAAACAGATCAAATGctattgtattagtcacatgtaacgaatacaacaggtgtagtagacctgaatacaacaggtgtagtagacctgaatacaacaggtgtggtagacctgaatacaacaggtgtagtagacctgaatacaacaggtgtaggagacctgaatacaacaggtgtaggagacctgaatacaacaggtgtagtagacctgaatacaacaggtgtagtagacctgaatacaacaggtgtagtagacctgaatacaacaggtgtagtagacctgaatacaacaggtgtagtagacctgaatacaacaggtgtagtagacctggataca
Proteins encoded:
- the LOC135538619 gene encoding keratin-associated protein 4-6-like translates to IGSGHKKCILPPTAAAYCCCLLLLLPPTAAAYCCRLLLLPPTAAAAAYCCCLLLLPTAAAYCCRLLLLPPTAAAAAYCCCRLLLLLPPTALLPPTAAAYCCCRLLLLPPTAAAAYCCLLLPPTAAAAAYCCRLLLLPPAAAAACCCCRLLLPPTAAYCCCRLLLLLLPTAAAYCCCCLLLLQSFNHSL